Part of the Zingiber officinale cultivar Zhangliang chromosome 8A, Zo_v1.1, whole genome shotgun sequence genome, TACGTATGATGTTATATGTTTCAACATATGATGTTAAATGTCATAATattgtcaaaatctaaattaCTTATTGGATGATTCCTCAGAGTGTAATGGGCGATGTgcttatgattttaaaaaattaataatgataCACTAGATTCAaacttaatattaatttttttagatttatttgatgagtGGAATGTGAAGTCGGACTATTTATATTAAGATTAGTTGAGTGGTAAGATTtgacaaaataatatatatataaaaaagagaGATCACTATCAATATAATTGATTTGCAATTAATATCTGagatttaaaattcatttttattgaTTAGCTAGCAATTATCATCAATTCTAAGGTATCTTTGATGaactaactcaaaatttgaaactagtTCAAACAAAAtaatgtcaatttttttttaaaaataaattataagttTTAATATATTATAAGAAGTTGCTATTTCTCCATTTTGGTCAATCAATCATACTTGTCCTTATTGTGGgtctcttttttattttctaaaaaaatatgaatattaaGAAGAAATTTTTTCTGTTTGTCTAATTATTATTTTTCAGTGTTTCAAGAATTTTAGAACTGTGGAGGGGTTGAATGAAAATCAGTAAACTTTAGGAGGTGAGATAAAATTTCCTTGGCGGAaccgaggaagaagaggaaaggtTATTGGAGAGAGTTCACGACCGCAGGGCGAGAGCTTGCTATGGAATCGGCGGAGGCGGCGAGGAACGCGAAGGAGACGCTCGAACTGGCCTTCCAGATGTCGAATATTCTGGAGACAGGCCTCGACCGCCACACCCTCTCCCTCCTCATCGCCCTCTGCGATCGCGGCGTCAACCCCGAAGCCCTAGCCACCCTCGTCCGCGAGATCTCCCAGCGGCCCGGCCCTTCGGCACCCTCCGCCACCGCCACCTCCTCCGCCTCTTCTTCCCGTGCAAATCCCCGCCAGTAGATGCGCCTTCGTGCCTCCATTGCTAGGTAATAGATTTCCTATCAATTCCAtgtcatttttctttctttccattATGTGATTCAGGACCAGTAAACCATTTCGAGATATGGTAAATGCCTCACTTTGATGTTTCTCATGATTGAGAATATACTCCTTCTCCACTAGCATCCCAAAAGAGTGTTGTACCTTATATCTCTATTTGTGTGTTGTGGCCATTTGTCTTGATcgcaatgttttttttttttaattttctacatAAATAAAATGGGAAGAACAGATCCAATCCTGATGAAAACTAATGGTTAGGAGTCGAACACATTCTACAAAATCCTCATCAGAAGAAAGTTCCCACGTTACTGGTCTGCAAATCATGACACATTGTTTAAGTGAATGATCCAAGTTCCAAAGATTCCTCTTCAATGGCTTCAACTGCCAAACGTAGAATCAATACCAATTGGATAATCACTTTTCTTATTCAGACTTGATTACGAGTACCCAACACAAATTGATTTAGTTGTCTGGGTGTTGTTAATTCTGAGTCTAACTTGATGTGGTGGTGTCAATATGTTGGGTCCAATATTGGTATATGAGTAGATGAATAA contains:
- the LOC122008810 gene encoding mitotic-spindle organizing protein 1A-like, with amino-acid sequence MESAEAARNAKETLELAFQMSNILETGLDRHTLSLLIALCDRGVNPEALATLVREISQRPGPSAPSATATSSASSSRANPRQ